In Crassostrea angulata isolate pt1a10 chromosome 4, ASM2561291v2, whole genome shotgun sequence, one genomic interval encodes:
- the LOC128180943 gene encoding ubiquitin thioesterase zranb1-B-like — translation MMTDTDKWECQHCTYQNYQVSAKCTLCNKRRQDTRISDFENEEQDIYKMAASMGHNKESSLVSQTSSQICSTSTDPVIGTKWACSACTYLNWPKASKCTQCHRVRKSVSPGCQSPVERSRTRKEPSEAQSGEGCRSGGRTTPAREVIPGSPKAAKCTSNNDINKTHAKYAKIKWTCKACTYENWPKTQKCVMCGTSRGRFSPEIITSPPSLSPTEITAKQMGSTSPVLACGGGSPQSDNQSVEVQDPSTSGAITSEDNKATEKRLKQIRKCMREKDWLWLNACVGVVVGDLGAIESFLASGGDPSRQLTQDEVALLNRPSAFEVGYTIVHLAIRFKRDDMLAVLLTSTESNANGLKRLPSHVSPDVAAEIRREISSILRQRKGGKGEFPCQFFSDCVTFALPSGVMDLPQSIQSQVFSEILDEDVQKELEEDLVINWSLELTVRLGSRLYALWNRTAGDCLLDSVLQATWGVFDSDNTLRQALSESISDGAMMFYPRWKEYESMHAESLQFSLDEAQWQNDWAELLNLASQPGASLEQTHIFALAHILRRPIIVYGVKYVKSFRGESLGLARFQGVYLPLLWEKGFCWKTPIALGYTRGHFSALVTMEMDTDGILGAGAHIEPNDDDEVAYLPLVDYEGKLLPVPFLMGSEVGREESILHEWLDCVVTKGGCLVALQKTGKRPLMIKQMVDEWLEHYRQLPQVTMATNKQTTLAAQTFSSDGESDQE, via the exons ATGATGACTGACACAGACAAGTGGGAGTGCCAGCACTGCACCTATCAGAACTACCAAGTGTCAGCGAAATGCACATTATGCAATAAACGTCGGCAGGACACCAGGATCTCAGACTTTGAAAATGAAGAGCAAGACATCTATAAGATGGCAGCATCCATGGGACATAATAAAGAAAGTAGCTTGGTCTCCCAAACCTCTTCCCAAATTTGTTCTACCAGCACCGATCCTGTGATTGGTACAAAATGGGCATGTTCAGCTTGTACATATCTTAATTGGCCAAAAGCTAGCAAATGCACTCAGTGTCATAGGGTAAGGAAAAGTGTATCGCCTGGCTGTCAGTCACCAGTAGAAAGGAGCAGGACCAGAAAGGAACCATCAGAAGCTCAATCAGGGGAGGGTTGCAGGTCTGGTGGAAGGACTACTCCAGCCCGGGAAGTAATACCTGGTTCCCCAAAGGCAGCAAAATGTACCTCCAACAATGATATTAATAAAACTCatgcaaaatatgcaaaaattaaatGGACCTGTAAAGCGTGCACGTATGAAAACTGGCCAAAGACCCAGAAATGTGTTATGTGTGGGACAAGTAGAGGGCGTTTTTCTCCGGAGATAATTACTTCACCGCCTTCTCTATCTCCCACTGAAATCACTGCAAAACAGATGGGGTCTACCTCTCCTGTATTAGCTTGTGGAGGTGGGTCCCCTCAAAGTGACAATCAGTCTGTAGAAGTACAAGACCCATCAACCTCTGGTGCTATCACGTCCGAGGATAACAAAGCCACGGAAAAAAGACTTAAACAAATTCGTAAATGTATGAGGGAAAAGGACTGGTTGTGGCTCAATGCTTGTGTGGGTGTGGTGGTTGGAGATCTTGGTGCCATTGAGTCATTTCTCGCATCAGGTGGTGATCCTTCCCGGCAGCTAACACAGGATGAGGTTGCATTATTAAACCGACCTAGTGCTTTTGAAGTCGGGTACACGATTGTTCATCTTGCCATTAGATTCAAGAGAGATGACATGCTTGCTGTGCTCTTGACAAGTACAGAATCCAATGCCAATGGTCTTAAGCGCCTACCCTCTCATGTTTCCCCTGATGTTGCTGCAGAAATCCGCAGAGAAATTTCTTCTATTCTCAGGCAACGTAAAGGAGGAAAAGGGGAGTTTCCCTGTCAGTTCTTTTCAGATTGTGTTACCTTTGCCTTGCCCTCAG GTGTAATGGATCTGCCTCAGTCCATACAGTCACAGGTGTTCAGTGAAATCCTAGATGAAGATGTACAGAAAG AATTAGAGGAAGACTTGGTCATTAATTGGAGTCTGGAGCTGACAGTGAGACTAGGGAGTCGGCTGTATGCTCTGTGGAACAGGACAGCTGGGGACTGTCTTCTGGACTCAGTACTACAGGCAACATGGGGCGTGTTCGACTCAGACAACACACTTAGACAAGCCCTCTCTGAGAGCATTAGTGATGGTGCTATGAT GTTCTACCCAAGATGGAAGGAGTATGAATCCATGCACGCAGAAAGTTTGCAATTTTCCTTAGATGAAGCTCAGTGGCAGAATGACTGGGCCGAACTCCTTAACTTAGCAAGTCAACCTG GTGCTTCTTTAGAGCAGACTCACATATTTGCATTAGCTCACATTCTCCGTAGACCTATCATTGTGTATGGAGTGAAGTATGTCAAAAGTTTCCGTGGAGAATCGTTAGGATTAGCCAGATTTCAAG GTGTTTATTTGCCTTTACTTTGGGAGAAAGGATTTTGCTGGAAGACACCAATAGCATTAGGCTATACAAGGGGCCATTTCTCTGCCCTTGTAACCATGGAAATGGACACAGATGGCATTCTAGGGGCCGGGGCTCATATTGAACCCAATGACGATGATGAAGTAGCATACTTGCCATTAGTTGATTACGAAGGGAAACTCCTGCCAGTGCCTTTCCTAATGGGCTCAGAg GTTGGTCGTGAAGAAAGCATTCTCCATGAATGGCTAGATTGTGTGGTTACCAAGGGAGGGTGTCTGGTGGCGCTGCAGAAAACCGGAAAGCGGCCATTAATGATCAAACAAATGGTCGATGAATGGCTGGAACATTACCGACAACTTCCGCAGGTCACCATGGCAACTAACAAACAGACAACCCTGGCAGCCCAAACATTCTCCAGTGATGGAGAGAGTGATCAGGAATGA